In Rutidosis leptorrhynchoides isolate AG116_Rl617_1_P2 chromosome 2, CSIRO_AGI_Rlap_v1, whole genome shotgun sequence, one genomic interval encodes:
- the LOC139889775 gene encoding uncharacterized protein, whose translation MGDSGGDASTSVTQINKLNFSDPLYLHSNDTTGTPITSVKLKGTENYNIWSRSMKLALSTKNKIGFINGTVVRSQTDEVLASQWDKEEFYKGISSDKFVKTQASAFATQSSNNFNKGGNNSGGYTSNNNNFSNNITSNQNLKCKKCNKTGHTIDMCFEIIGYPPSFERIVSGNQTNQSYSNNSVTNKDECCGSAPASLTNDQLMKLLILINDNDPPVDANANMAAGLNDIIDISQLNLTVGHPNETQDKAVKVGNLKLSNNVALYDVLDLKAMTIVGNGSKSGGLYMFDDHNVDILDDYSRVVWTFMLKSKDETFENVLTFVNLIQTQFNKNVKVIRSDNRTEFVNHKMDNFLRSKGIIHQTSFAHTPQQNGIVERKHRHLLNVERALMFLGSYH comes from the exons ATGGGTGATAGTGGTGGAGATGCCTCTACTTCTGTAACACAAATTAACAAATTGAATTTTAGTGATCCTCTTTATCTTCACTCTAATGATACTACTGGAACTCCTATAACTTCAGTCAAGTTAAAAGGAACTGAAAATTATAACATATGGAGTAGGTCAATGAAATTGGCTCTATCTACCAAGaataaaattggttttattaaTGGAACTGTTGTAAGAAGTCAAACAGATGAGGTTCTTGCCTCTCAATGGGATAA GGAAGAGTTCTATAAAGGAATTTCTTCTGATAAATTTGTTAAAACACAAGCCAGTGCTTTTGCTACACAATCTAGTAATAATTTTAACAAAGGTGGAAATAATTCAGGAGGTTATACAAGCAACAATAATAACTTCAGTAATAACATAACCTCTAACCAGAACTTAAAATGCAAAAAGTGTAATAAAACTGGTCACACAATAGATATGTGTTTTGAAATCATTGGATATCCACCATCTTTTGAAAGAATAGTAAGTGGAAATCAAACAAATCAATCTTATTCTAATAATAGTGTAACTAACAAAGATGAATGTTGTGGTTCTGCTCCTGCTAGTCTTACCAATGATCAACTAATGAAGCTTCTCATACTCATTAATGATAATGATCCACCTGTAGACGCAAATGCAAACATGGCAG CTGGTTTAAATGACATTATTGATATTTCACAATTAAATTTGACCGTGGGTCATCCAAATGAAACTCAAGACAAAGCTGTAAAAGTTGGAAACTTAAAATTATCAAACAATGTTGCTCTTTATGATGTTCTG GATTTGAAAGCAATGACAATAGTAGGGAATGGTAGTAAATCTGGCGGACTTTACATGTTTGATGATCATAATGTGGATATCTTAG ATGATTATTCTAGAGTTGTTTGGACTTTTATGTTAAAAAGTAAAGATGAAACTTTTGAAAATGTGTTGACTTTTGTGAATTTAATTCAAACTcagtttaataaaaatgtaaagGTTATAAGAAGTGATAATAGAACTGAGTTTGTTAATCATAAAATGGATAATTTTTTAAGAAGTAAAGGTATTATACATCAAACTTCTTTTGCacacactcctcaacaaaatgggaTTGTAGAAAGGAAACATAGGCACTTACTAAATGTAGAAAGAGCTCTTATGTTTCTAGGGAGTTACCATTAA